A stretch of the Ischnura elegans chromosome 5, ioIscEleg1.1, whole genome shotgun sequence genome encodes the following:
- the LOC124159798 gene encoding uncharacterized protein LOC124159798 — translation MGQCLCRKRKRQGDCQDAYPPGRSEEASRDDVPPSAEVEAREIPPPPNPPMEGEGDEEIIPGWLFERHHIGAGDAGPVMGQDPPRHMPRAFQGVEGIGYLNFHLRITAEEVEGQWVIRRVEVVAPLDVLVVYPGHPAFAVEVRFPPAGPHGDGPA, via the coding sequence GCAAGCGAAAACGGCAGGGCGACTGTCAAGACGCGTATCCGCCCGGAAGGAGCGAGGAGGCCTCCCGGGATGATGTCCCTCCATCGGCAGAGGTTGAGGCGAGGGAAATTCCACCACCCCCCAATCCGCCGATGGAGGGCGAAGGAGATGAAGAAATCATCCCGGGTTGGCTTTTTGAGCGACACCATATTGGGGCGGGTGATGCTGGCCCAGTTATGGGCCAGGACCCTCCACGGCACATGCCGAGGGCCTTTCAAGGCGTCGAGGGGATCGGCTACCTCAACTTCCACTTGCGAATTACTGCGGAGGAAGTGGAAGGGCAGTGGGTGATCCGCAGGGTAGAGGTAGTCGCCCCCCTCGACGTCTTGGTGGTCTACCCGGGCCACCCAGCCTTCGCCGTGGAGGTGCGATTTCCGCCGGCCGGGCCCCATGGAGACGGTCCCGCTTGA